AGTTAAAGCAGCCACTGCAGATCAATTGTGCAGGCTCAGAATGGCAATGCAAAACGTGCATCCAAGTAACTTTAGTGACCAGTTTTTACTAGAAGTAGCAGAAATACAATACTGTATATATGCAAAAAATTCTTGTAATTGAATTTGATTACATGGGACATCTGTTTTCTTAGATGTCTGAAAACTAGTCTTCAGTATGATCTAGCCTCTTAGCAATATTTAGCTGTTGAAGTTCTGCTGCAGGGTAGTGAACCATGCTTGGTTTCAGTAGTGTTGTTTAAACATCCTACATCTTTGTGCAACAGGAAAGGTGGACAGATGGACAAAtgttcatttcattaaaaaaaagagggaatgTGTTTGCTCAAAGTGTCCAGTAAAAATCCGCCAGTGTGAATCCAAATTACATGTGCAAAAGTTTTATTGACAATGATTTGCATTCTGATCCTAAGAGAAACCCATCCTGGATTATATCAATAttctaaagatttttaaaatgctcCTTGCATTCTGTGACAACCAGCAAAGGGATTGTGTGACTCTGCTTTTGGGAATTACGTTTGTGTGATGTTCTGGGCGGGAAAAGGTGAGTAGCATTAAGAGGCTCTTATTTCCATGTCGCAGACGTTACCCCACTGTCGAAGTGCGAGCAAAGACCTTCAATGGATCAACACACGTGGCTGTGCCAGATGACAGCGCTTTTCTTAAAGCCTTGCTTTTTGAACTCAGACTCACGGATCAGAATTTTGTGGAATATCGAGACACCTGTACTCGCATCAATAAGGCGTCGGTATATGCGGTGCGCACTGAAGGAGGGGATCTCTGGCCTGTGCTTGCTTTTCAGAAGGGTAATCTGATCTATGCATGTCTTCCACTGGTCGAGGAGGCCTTGAAGCCACAGCCGCCCCTCCTTAGCATTAGTGGGATCTCGCAAGGACTTGATCTTTTGTCAGGCATTCTGGACTTCGTCTCTCCCAGTCGGAAAAATGAAGCTGAGTTGAATGCAAAAGTAGGCCAGCTTCGAAATTTGCTTCTACAGGCCTGTCCTCTTGGCACCCCTTTGCAAACAAACTTGCGCAGCTTAAACAGCTCATTTGATGACATTCAAGATTTTTCTCCAAATCGTGATCCGAAGCAACCAGCTTGGAGAACCAACACATATAAAGGCAAACCACACATTACTGTTAGCATTGCAGAAAAAGTCAAGTGTATGCAATATGACAAAAGAGATGTTGTGGACATGTGGCAAGTGTATGGAACTGTAACTTGCAAGGTGAGAGCATTTCTTGTGCAAGTCTGACCAAACCACTTACCATTCGGGCACACTGACAAAGTACATATTCATCTCATTTTCCTTTAGTATATGATCTGTGAACTTCTAATACTGTAATATTAGGACGTGTAACAGGCTATTGCATACTAGCAGGGAATTTTATTTTGATCTGTATTGTTACTTTCCTGCATGTTTCATGCATTTTTCACTATTTGTGGGACTTAAATTTCCGGCAGTAGCTACATCCTGTGTATTTCcccaaggttttttttctttaatgaaatagGGAGAAATCATTTCATGCAGTGTTTGCATATAAAGACTAAGAAATGGTGATGATAATGCCAAGTTTACTTCCAGCAGTCTGACAGACAATGCGTTTAATAATGATTAGAAACTGAATTCCCGAGTAGGTCTTCTACAAGTGTCTTCACATgagtgtttttttaattaatttttttaccAAATGAAAGTTTatcttctgtcctgcttcatTCTAGTATAACAAAATTTTGACTCCACAAATGCAGTTTTTATGACTAACATAAAAACAGTTGATACAGAGTCTGGTGAACAAAACCATACTTACTCGTCTCCCAAGGAAGCCAACCTAAGTACTGCACTTCTGAAGACTAGGTTATTTCCCACCAGCCATGGTGGTAGGGATTATGTGGGTGAACAGCTTCCTGCTCTCCGAGGGACACGTTTCTAGGTCATCTTGCAGAGTGGATGGCCTTACATAAAAAGAAAGCCCTGGTGTAATCAGGCGCTGCTGAGCTGGCACGCGAAGGGACGAGACAATGGATGCGCTGCACGTGGTTGCTGAGAGAAAGCTGACGTGGGACCACGGTGGCCATTAATAGCATGTTTGAATCTATTAAGCAGATGTTGTAAAAGTAACTGAATTAATTAGGCTGCCACTGAGTGTGTTTATGTAACATTTATAGTAATTTAGCTATAACAGTAAGTTCTTGGCTTTCTTGTATGCTGTTTTCTTGATAAAGAATATTTGTAAATTAAAAGCCATGTAGCCAAGGCTCTAGGCCGGTAGCCGTGCTGTGTGAAAGGCtatgggagagggaaggggactTCGGTTACAAAGTGTTTGTCAGTACTAATATTTGAAACCAGTTGAAGTTTTTCAGTGTGATAatgtttgcatttgatttttaaacATGTAATGCTGATGGAAATATTTTAGAATAACTTCttgacttcatttttttcaagtgtGATATAGAGGGAGCTGCACCAAATGTTACCCTCAGTTTGAATCTCCCTACTAATGGCTCTCCGCTCCAAGATTTCGTGGTCCATCATTGTGTGACCTCCATTGACTCTGCCATGCTCATGTCCAGCAGTGTTGATGCACTGGATGATTCTGCGTTTAGTGGACCTTACAAATTTCCTTTCATTCCTCCATCAGATTCATTCGACTTGTGTTCCTACACTTCCCAGGTAATGACATCCCTGTACCTCATTGTTTTCTGGTCTTCagagaggaataaaaatatctgtgCTTCTCAAGGGAATAAAAATACCTGTTCTTCTCCAGGTGCCTGTTCCACCAATTTTGGGACGTTACCAACTGAATGAAGAGGGATCACAGTTAAAATTAGCAGTTAATTTAAAACTTCATGAAAGTATAAAGAATGCTTTTGAGTACTGTGAAGCGCGAATACCTTTTTTTAACAGGTAAGAATAGGAAATCATAAATacatttcttgcttttctctgtaattttcctaaaataaaccTGTCAGGAGTCAATGTAATAGGTTTTGCTACATCAAAACAATAGCAGTGGACACCGACCTAGTAAGGTGTCAAGAAACCCCCTTGGAATTCTTGTAATTTCCACTCAGAATATTTGATGACATTctggatactttttttttattattattaaagtatCCTGTTTCcctgtggtatttttttttccacgttAAATGCAGTCACAATCCTCAATCCAGGTGGATTAAGTCTGGAGATCACTTCCAACCCAGAGTTACCTGTTCCTTAAGACTGCTAATCCTAGCCACAGATCAGCTTATCAAAAATatagttatttaaaattaaaacgaTCGTTTTCATTTAAGCCTCTCTTACAACTGCCATGACTATATTGCCACATAATTATCCTGAAAATTTAAAGATGAAATGATACAAAGTTGCTGGTGCTGATCATAGTGTTCCCAAAATACTCTCAGTGAACTGAAGACAGTGCAATATCAACAGCACTCTTATGATTACTAGGTTGAAACCACAGTGTTTTCCTCCTGCTCTATAATTTCTTTCCATAAATTAGTGGTGTGTTTAGATTGGTGTGATTTGTCTGTATGCACGTAAATAATGGCTTTCGGTATTTGTTACTTTCTTTAACAAAGTAACTGTTAACAAATACTGAATAATACTAATTCCAATGGCTTTATTACTCCTCTCCCATACTATAGGGGCCCAATCACTCATTTAGAGTACAAAGTTAGTTATGGCCAACTGGATCTATCGCGAGAAAAGAGCTTACTGGTTTGGGTCATAGGTAAGCTATGCACCCCTACAGCCTCCTACCTCCTCCCCTAATCAGTTTTGTGTATTGTAAACACAGATGTATAATAGATGCTGTTTCTGGCTTTAGGACAAAAGTTCCCTAAGTCTTTGGAAATTTCTCTTACTGGAACTGTGACTTTTGGCGCTACAAGCGAAGAGCACCCAACTGATATCATTTGCATTGGGAACACTGCTTATGTAAAAGTAAGTTGCAGTCTCTGTGAAAAGATGCCTTAGTAATCATTTTTTCATTATCTTAAATTGGCTCTGAAGATGCACTGATTTTGACCAGACATAATTATTAACCTCTTTGTTCTCATTATGGAGTTTTCTATTTTCTTGCTTACAGGATATGATATCCTTGTCACTTTGGGATACACTTGCACACCAAGAGCATCTAACATAGGTACAGTAAGCATAACAGCATGCAACTGatcatgtttttcctctctttctgcagCTGTATTTTAGGATCCCAGACTTCACGCTTACTGGATGTTACGTGGACCAGCATTCTGTTCAGCTCTTTTCACCAGGAAAACCAAAAATCAATGCCTGTGAGTTACCAAACGTTGATTATTTAACCAAAACTTTGTATTGAAGTTATGAATTGGATGTCAATGACTAAAATTAAGTAACTAAAGTTGGGCAACTCTTTTCATGGTTTTCTTGGGACATGCCAGataatttttctctctgctttttatttcttttccagggATGCTTAATGCACCTTTGGAGTAGGGACTGGTATCTCCCCTTTTAGATGAAAGCGCTTGTCACTCAGTTACAAAGTCCGGTTCTCCCTTAGACTCTCTACCCTTAGCCCTGTGATATTTTACTATGTTCTGCAGAACAGCAGAACTTTAACTGGGGAGAGAGAGAATACCTCTGTGTAGTCTGGTCTGTTTGTCACAACACTTTCCTAGGGGATGTGTAGGGTTTGGGATACAAACTGCAGTTACAGAACTCGGCCCTGTGTGCAAGGTAAGGCTGTTACTGTGGATGTGGTCCTACGTTAAATCTGTGGAGCAGAAAATGGAAACCAAGTCTGCTTATCCTTGAATTAACACATGACTAGTTCCAAGTCTGCACCATAAATGTACTAATTGGGAACACAGTAGGCACTCATTAAATCTGAGCAGTAGTGTctaatgaaagcatttttatgtGTTGCTTTGGATCTTTTGAAACTTCTGCTAGTTATGTTAGCAGAAGCCTggaaatgcatttgaaaactgTGATCTACACTATTAGTTTTGTGACAGGTCACATTCAGTCCTCAATTGTAACAccaaaaagcattattttcataCTGTATATTTTATATCAAGTATGCAATTTATATTCATTGAACAAAATCCAAGCCATCCACCTGCTTTTGACTTAACCTCTGTTTGAATTTTAAGCTTATGACTGATACATTAGTAAAGGTAATTGAAGCTGAGACTTTAAATGTCTCATTATCAGAAATGATTTTCAAATAATAGTAAGAGTCTTACAGTTTAAAGAGGCCATTATACCTTTTCTGTAAACTAGTAAGGATGGATTAGTAGTCTCTTAACTTGGATGAAGGAATGTCTGATTTTAAGGCACCTCATAATGCttatttttcttgcctgttttttAGCCCGGGAACTGACTTCCTCTGATTACTACATCTGGAATTCCAAAGCATCAGCACCTATCATATACAAAACCTTACTTACTAATGaatgatttttgtatttaaacaaaaaagatggCTAATGAAAGTAATGTCAGtgatacagtaaaaataaatttgctgcagcatttttaatgtttatgtctatttaaaaaaaatctgttgtgaGAAAGATCAAATGAATTTGGTTTTCTTGACAATTTAAAACCAACTTATGTTTACAGTCCTGGACAGCAACTTAGAGAAGGCAATCTGAAAAGTACTTGCCCTGCCCATTTATATGTCCGTTCTAACATTAACTGGTACAAAGTAAGTACCCAGTGATGCGGATGATGTCGACTGGTATGCTTGAGCACATCTTCCCAGGAGGACTCGCAGTTACTTCACTGACTTTGTAAACCAAAGGGTTCACCAGGACACGAAAGCTTTCAATGTCTTACTCCTGTCCTGAAGTTACAAGAATCTTATTAAACCCCAGATTAACAGCACTGTTAAAAGCAAGAGAGTTCCCTTCTTTTCACAAGATGATTTTGTGCAGAGATGAGTTCAGGATACATACGAGCCAATAATGTATGAGAATTTTAAGAGAGGCAGTATGATATGAGCTGTGCTTTTAGAAGTGGAGATGATACAGGAGTATTTTATTGCTTCTGTCTGCAGAAGTAATGAGTTCCTTTTCATATCTGCCTGCAAACTGCGTTGTTCTGAGAGCTGCTGTTAGTGAGTATCCAGAAGTGCGAACCTGATTTTTAAAGGCATAAGGCTAACTCTGAGCAGACAGAAACAGCTAAGTTTGCTGGAGGTTCCAAGAAGCATCACTGAGCCATTTTCCCTAGAAAAAAAGAGGCTTAAAGGAACAGAACTTGGCTTACAGAGGAAACCTCtaattttgagaagaaaattgGTATCTGCAGGAACACAGGAAATGGACTTTAAGAGAGTTATCAGGAAATGAGCAAATTCTGAAAGGCTGGTGAAAACCTGAGGGAACCTGGAGAGCAGcacaaaagaagagaagaatgtCGTCTAATAACTGAGCATGCCGGCTGCTCCTGCCGTACCTCTTGTTTAACTGTACGCTGTGTGATAAATAAGATTAGTGATTATGTAAGGAGAAAAGTTTTAagctataatttaaaaaatgcttagaTTGAGATAGTAATCTAATTGGTTGGTTAAATGTTCTAAAGAGTGGATTAATTCATGTGAAACATGCCGTTCAGCTGAAACTGCTATGCAAACTTATCAAGGAGTGCTATGCTATGACCCATTTCACAAAGATGCTATGTCTGTTGTGATTATTGTGATTAGCAGGCAAAAGGTGAATTAATGAATTTGCCCTGAATCCAGCCCCCACCATTACAGGCAGCTGCATGCCTCGACAGCACAGTGTGCATGGGGAAAGGCGTCTCTCTGCTGGAAGGGTTCAGATCATGCTGTGTGGCTAGGCACCCGCTGCAGAATTTCAGTATGCAGTGTTTGCTTCCAGCCTTCCCATGAGAAATGTAGAAGCTGTCTATATGGCACAGCAG
This window of the Dromaius novaehollandiae isolate bDroNov1 chromosome 5, bDroNov1.hap1, whole genome shotgun sequence genome carries:
- the AP5M1 gene encoding AP-5 complex subunit mu-1, with product MALRALWLVRHDPAAGGAVLFSRRYPTVEVRAKTFNGSTHVAVPDDSAFLKALLFELRLTDQNFVEYRDTCTRINKASVYAVRTEGGDLWPVLAFQKGNLIYACLPLVEEALKPQPPLLSISGISQGLDLLSGILDFVSPSRKNEAELNAKVGQLRNLLLQACPLGTPLQTNLRSLNSSFDDIQDFSPNRDPKQPAWRTNTYKGKPHITVSIAEKVKCMQYDKRDVVDMWQVYGTVTCKCDIEGAAPNVTLSLNLPTNGSPLQDFVVHHCVTSIDSAMLMSSSVDALDDSAFSGPYKFPFIPPSDSFDLCSYTSQVPVPPILGRYQLNEEGSQLKLAVNLKLHESIKNAFEYCEARIPFFNRGPITHLEYKVSYGQLDLSREKSLLVWVIGQKFPKSLEISLTGTVTFGATSEEHPTDIICIGNTAYVKLYFRIPDFTLTGCYVDQHSVQLFSPGKPKINASRELTSSDYYIWNSKASAPIIYKTLLTNE